In the genome of Candidatus Deferrimicrobium sp., the window GCTCCTCGAGAAACCGCTTCCATCCTTCCATGGGCATCTACTCCTTCGGGAATTTCCCGGAGAAAAGGTACCGCTCGAACATTCGCTGATAGTCGGTCCAGCGGACCCCCTCGCGCAGCTCCGCGATGGCGTCGCCGAACGCCGTCGCCTTGGCGTCCATGTTCTCCACGTGGTGGAGAAGGATCGCCTCCAGCGTCTTGGGCCGTTTCGGGGAGCCGTACTCGAGCTCCCCATGGTGGGACAGGATGATGTGCTTCACGAGCATGGTCTTCTCCGACGGGAAATCGGGGAGGGAGGCGCAGACGCGGCTTACGTACTCGGTCCCCATGTAGAGGTGCCCCAGCAGGCGCCCCTCGTCCGTGTAGTCGAACGCCCCCTCGTAGGAAAGTTCGTGCACCTTCCCGACGTCGTGCAGCAGCGCCCCGGCGAGAAGCAGGTCGGCTTCCACACCTTCGTAGTGGGCCGACAGCATGCGGCAGATCCCCGCGACGGAGACCGTGTGCTCCAGCAGCCCGCCGATGTAGTCGTGGTGCATCGTCTTCCCGCCCGGCGCCTGGCGGAAGCGGCGCGCCACGTCCGTTTCCGGCGGGTCCGGAAAGACGGCCGCGAGGAGCCGCGCCAGGTCCTTGTCCTTCACTGCCGCGATGTACCCCTGGAGCGTCTTCCAGAGCGGCTCGATCCCCTTCTTCGTGACCGGGAGGTACTCGGCGAGGTCCTTCGTCCCCCCTTCCTCCCGCCGGACGTCGTGGACCTTGAGCTGAACGCGTCCCTGGTACGCAATGGCGGTGCCGCTCACCTCGACCACGTCGTCCCGGTCGAACCGCTTCCCGATCTCCTCGGCGCGGTCCCACACCCTCGCCTCGATTTGTCCCGTCCGGTCGCGCAGCTGCAAGGTCAGGTACGGCTTCCCGGCGTTGCTGGTCAGCAGCGCCTTGTTCGCGACGAGGAACAGGTCACGGACCGGCTCCCCCTCCTTGAGGTCCTTCACGAAACGCGTCTTCTGCATCAGCCCCCCTGCTTTCTACGAGGAATAGGTTTCGAGGATGCGGAGGGCGGCGCGGATCCCGTCCACTGCGGAGGAGACGATCCCCCCGGCGTGCCCCGCGCCCTCCCCGACAGGATACAACCCTTTGTGCGTCACCGACTCGTAATTTACCCGCTCGATCCGGACGGGCGAGGAGGTCCGGGACTCGACGGCGTACAACGTCGCTTCGCGGGTGAGGAACCCCCGCATCGCCCCACCGAACCGGAGCAGTCCGAAGCGGATGTCCTCCTCCAACGCAGCGGGCAGGATGCCGAGCAAGTCATCCGGGATAACCCGCGGGGCGAGGAGGCGGCCGGGAGACGGGGGGAACTCCTTTCCCCGGACGAAGGCGAGCAGGTTCGCGGCCGGCACGCCGTATCCTCCGCCGCCGCGATCGAACGCCCGGCGCTCGATCGCCTCCTGGAAACCGATCCCCGCCAGAGGCCCGCCCTCCCGCCCGCCCGCCTCCCCGAACTCCGCGGGGGCGATCGACGCGACGACCCCGCTGTTCCCGAACCCGGAGTTGCGGGCCCGCACGCTCATCCCGTTCACGGCCGCCTGCCCCTCCCCCGACGCCGCGTTCATCACCTCTCCGCCGGGGCACATGCAGAAAGTGTAGACCCCGCGTCCCGAAGGGGCGCGCGCCGCAAGTCGATACTCCGCCGGGGGGAGGCCCTTCCCCGCCATCGGTCCATGCTGGATCCGGTCAATGATCGCCTGGGGGTGCTCCACCCGGAACCCGACGGCAAAGGCCTTCCCCGACATCCCGACGCCTTGCGCGAAGAGCCGCCGCACCGTATCGCGCGCCGAGTGCCCCGTCGCCAGCAGGACGACCGGGGATCGCACC includes:
- a CDS encoding 3'-5' exoribonuclease YhaM family protein — protein: MQKTRFVKDLKEGEPVRDLFLVANKALLTSNAGKPYLTLQLRDRTGQIEARVWDRAEEIGKRFDRDDVVEVSGTAIAYQGRVQLKVHDVRREEGGTKDLAEYLPVTKKGIEPLWKTLQGYIAAVKDKDLARLLAAVFPDPPETDVARRFRQAPGGKTMHHDYIGGLLEHTVSVAGICRMLSAHYEGVEADLLLAGALLHDVGKVHELSYEGAFDYTDEGRLLGHLYMGTEYVSRVCASLPDFPSEKTMLVKHIILSHHGELEYGSPKRPKTLEAILLHHVENMDAKATAFGDAIAELREGVRWTDYQRMFERYLFSGKFPKE
- a CDS encoding NAD(P)/FAD-dependent oxidoreductase, whose protein sequence is MTIRIFDVRVDPSLPERSLPARIATIIGVPIDEVQRFSVVRRGYDARRKGDVRRVYTVECSLGSTAMEEAACARVPGAKRYEAPPDPFPKSPARRPDLPPVVVGAGPAGLFAALTLARFGAPPVVLERGRPVEERAGDVARFWRDGTLDPESNAQFGEGGAGTFSDGKLTTRIGDPLVDHVVSTFAEFAGIPGLVKDAKPHVGTDRLRHFCRRMRAELASLGVPVRFGARVEELSSSGGEVRGVRLAGGEEVRSPVVLLATGHSARDTVRRLFAQGVGMSGKAFAVGFRVEHPQAIIDRIQHGPMAGKGLPPAEYRLAARAPSGRGVYTFCMCPGGEVMNAASGEGQAAVNGMSVRARNSGFGNSGVVASIAPAEFGEAGGREGGPLAGIGFQEAIERRAFDRGGGGYGVPAANLLAFVRGKEFPPSPGRLLAPRVIPDDLLGILPAALEEDIRFGLLRFGGAMRGFLTREATLYAVESRTSSPVRIERVNYESVTHKGLYPVGEGAGHAGGIVSSAVDGIRAALRILETYSS